In a genomic window of Streptomyces katrae:
- a CDS encoding citrate synthase/methylcitrate synthase, with protein MNNTTVEVPRGLAGVVVTDTQLGDVRGREGFYHYRQYSAVELAASRTFEDVWHLMFRGALPAGPAERAAFAAETASLRHLPAEVGEALPALARATALSGPLAGLRTALSLLGASAGFRPVYDLDPDRRAADALAACAAVPTLLTALHRLGRGLEPVAPRDDLPYAANYLWMLTGEEPDPVKARAVERYLISTVDHGFNASTFTARVIASTGADVAACLTGAIGALSGPLHGGAPSRALDTLDAIGTADRIGPWIRERVLAGDRIMGFGHPVYRTEDPRSRMLRDIARQFGGPLVEFAVEVERQVEEILAELKPGRELHTNVEFYAGVVMELCGLPREMFTPTFCAARVVGWSANVLEQAADSKIIRPAARYTGPTPPQPVPFVG; from the coding sequence ATGAACAACACCACCGTCGAAGTGCCCCGCGGTCTCGCGGGAGTCGTGGTCACCGACACGCAGCTCGGTGACGTCCGGGGCCGCGAAGGCTTCTACCACTACCGCCAGTACTCGGCCGTGGAACTGGCCGCGTCCCGCACCTTCGAGGACGTCTGGCACCTGATGTTCCGCGGCGCCCTCCCGGCCGGCCCGGCCGAACGGGCCGCCTTCGCCGCCGAGACCGCCTCACTGCGCCACCTGCCCGCCGAGGTCGGGGAGGCCCTGCCCGCCCTCGCCCGGGCCACCGCCCTCTCCGGACCGCTCGCCGGACTGCGCACGGCACTCTCCCTCCTCGGCGCCTCCGCGGGATTCCGCCCCGTCTACGACCTCGACCCCGACCGCCGGGCCGCCGACGCGCTCGCCGCCTGCGCCGCCGTACCGACCCTGCTCACCGCCCTGCACCGGCTGGGCCGGGGCCTGGAGCCGGTCGCCCCGCGCGACGACCTCCCGTACGCCGCCAACTACCTGTGGATGCTCACCGGAGAGGAGCCCGACCCCGTCAAGGCCCGGGCCGTCGAGCGGTACCTGATCTCCACCGTCGACCACGGCTTCAACGCCTCGACCTTCACCGCCCGCGTCATCGCCTCCACCGGCGCCGACGTCGCGGCCTGCCTCACCGGGGCGATCGGCGCCCTCTCCGGCCCGCTCCACGGCGGCGCGCCCAGCCGGGCCCTGGACACCCTGGACGCCATCGGCACCGCCGACCGCATCGGCCCCTGGATCCGCGAGCGGGTGCTCGCAGGGGACCGGATCATGGGCTTCGGACACCCCGTCTACCGCACCGAGGACCCGCGCTCGCGGATGCTGCGGGACATCGCCCGGCAGTTCGGCGGACCGCTCGTGGAGTTCGCCGTGGAGGTCGAGCGGCAGGTGGAGGAGATCCTCGCCGAGCTGAAGCCGGGCCGGGAGCTGCACACCAACGTGGAGTTCTACGCCGGGGTGGTCATGGAGCTGTGCGGGCTGCCGCGCGAGATGTTCACCCCGACCTTCTGCGCCGCCCGCGTGGTCGGCTGGAGCGCCAACGTCCTGGAGCAGGCCGCCGACTCGAAGATCATCCGTCCGGCCGCGCGCTACACCGGCCCCACCCCGCCCCAGCCCGTACCGTTCGTGGGCTGA
- a CDS encoding ABC transporter permease → MLRTALRNALAHKARLAMTVLAVCLGVAFISGSLVFADSTTAAYRASMARDHAGTAVTVDPKYPLGAPADQRESVLDDALVARLAAVPGVGAARPSVDGSATLAGKDGSPLRAGNTMGKLAAAYIPGADGKDARYPLTAGRAPRTSGEVALDRGTADAGSYSLGDTVTLATDGPVLRLRLVGIVSTTDTRVTSGGTLAVLDRATAQELFATPGRYTGIDLSAAPGTTPQELAGRIGALLPADRAEATTAAALAAQQSVFIDSRTSSYARLPLIFAVVSLFIGSFLIVNTFTMLVTRRSREIALLRAIGATRRQVTASVLAEAALVGFLASVLGFVLGLGVAAVLPDALGGADDPLPRGPLVVGPAPVLASLAVGVGVTVLAAWLPSRRAARIAPVEAMRTADRPPSVALSRIRGAAGAAVLLVGAGLLVSLEGAENASDANLRTAMSGCAILVTGLILLAPLLAGPVIRLLGRLTGRFGVVGDLARDNALRDPRRTAATAVALMISTALVCGLAVIEHSSSRALDSQAAAGLSADYVVSTRGNTTTIDPAAVRRIAALPGVSTASAVADSTFSAGASARQVSGVDPKTVGAVMKLRFTSGSATAVGPGRIAVSSSFARENRLVTGGRIDGSIGPGQGDRDRSFTVVGIYEDNPTAQDVLADRGDVQQHGFLRDSVQRVLVRTEAGAPGMEKRLRGAVDDNPLLKVQDRGALVREQAGVAGDLMTMVFGLLAIGVAISALGMVNTLAMSVAERTREIGVLRAIGMDRAGIRRMIGLEALAVAAYGTLLGLAGGLFGAWKVSGLASGAIPQYTFSLPWGTLALVVALSLAVGAAAAALPARRAAALGPLRAVSGG, encoded by the coding sequence ATGCTGCGAACAGCCCTGCGCAACGCCCTCGCGCACAAGGCCCGTCTGGCCATGACCGTCCTCGCGGTCTGCCTCGGGGTCGCGTTCATCTCCGGCTCACTCGTCTTCGCCGACTCCACCACCGCCGCCTACCGCGCCTCCATGGCCCGCGACCACGCCGGGACCGCGGTCACCGTGGACCCCAAGTACCCGCTGGGAGCCCCCGCGGACCAGCGCGAGTCCGTCCTCGACGACGCGCTCGTGGCCAGGCTGGCCGCCGTCCCCGGCGTCGGCGCGGCCCGCCCCTCCGTCGACGGCTCGGCCACCCTGGCCGGCAAGGACGGCTCCCCGCTGCGCGCCGGCAACACCATGGGGAAACTGGCCGCCGCCTACATCCCCGGCGCCGACGGCAAGGACGCCCGCTACCCCCTGACCGCCGGACGGGCCCCGCGCACCTCCGGGGAGGTGGCCCTCGACCGGGGCACCGCCGACGCCGGCTCCTACTCCCTCGGCGACACCGTCACCCTGGCCACCGACGGCCCGGTGCTGCGGCTGCGGCTGGTCGGCATCGTCTCCACCACCGACACCCGCGTCACCTCCGGCGGCACCCTCGCCGTACTCGACCGGGCCACCGCCCAGGAACTGTTCGCCACCCCGGGCCGTTACACCGGTATCGACCTCTCCGCGGCGCCCGGCACCACCCCGCAGGAACTCGCCGGGCGCATCGGCGCCCTCCTGCCGGCCGACCGGGCCGAGGCGACCACCGCCGCCGCCCTCGCCGCCCAGCAGTCCGTCTTCATCGACAGCAGGACCAGCAGCTACGCCCGGCTGCCCCTGATCTTCGCCGTGGTGTCCCTGTTCATCGGCTCGTTCCTCATCGTCAACACCTTCACCATGCTCGTCACCCGGCGCTCCCGGGAGATCGCCCTGCTGCGCGCGATCGGCGCCACCCGACGGCAGGTGACCGCGTCCGTCCTCGCCGAGGCGGCCCTGGTCGGGTTCCTCGCCTCGGTGCTCGGCTTCGTCCTCGGGCTCGGCGTCGCCGCGGTCCTGCCCGACGCCCTCGGCGGGGCGGACGATCCGCTGCCGCGGGGCCCGCTGGTGGTCGGCCCCGCGCCGGTACTCGCCTCCCTGGCCGTAGGCGTCGGCGTCACGGTCCTCGCCGCGTGGCTGCCCTCCCGCCGGGCGGCCCGCATCGCCCCCGTCGAGGCGATGCGCACCGCCGACCGGCCCCCCTCCGTCGCCCTGTCCCGGATCCGCGGCGCGGCCGGTGCGGCCGTGCTCCTCGTCGGCGCCGGGCTGCTGGTCTCGCTGGAAGGCGCCGAGAACGCCTCGGACGCGAACCTGCGGACCGCGATGTCCGGCTGCGCGATCCTCGTGACCGGGCTCATCCTGCTGGCCCCGCTCCTGGCGGGCCCGGTGATCCGCCTGCTCGGCCGGCTGACCGGCCGCTTCGGGGTCGTGGGCGACCTGGCCCGCGACAACGCCCTGCGCGACCCCCGGCGTACGGCGGCCACCGCCGTCGCCCTGATGATCAGCACCGCCCTGGTCTGCGGGCTCGCCGTCATCGAGCACTCCTCCAGCCGCGCCCTGGACTCCCAGGCGGCGGCCGGGCTGAGCGCCGACTACGTCGTCAGCACCCGCGGCAACACCACCACCATCGACCCGGCCGCCGTCCGGCGGATCGCCGCCCTGCCCGGGGTGTCCACGGCCTCGGCCGTCGCGGACTCCACCTTCTCGGCCGGGGCCTCCGCCCGGCAGGTCTCCGGTGTCGACCCCAAGACCGTGGGGGCCGTCATGAAGCTGCGCTTCACCAGCGGTTCGGCCACCGCCGTTGGACCGGGCCGGATCGCCGTCTCCAGCAGCTTCGCCCGTGAGAACCGGCTCGTCACCGGCGGACGGATCGACGGGAGCATCGGGCCCGGACAGGGCGACCGCGACCGGTCCTTCACCGTCGTCGGGATCTACGAGGACAACCCCACCGCCCAGGACGTCCTGGCCGACCGCGGTGACGTCCAGCAGCACGGATTCCTGCGCGACTCCGTCCAGCGCGTCCTCGTCCGCACCGAGGCGGGCGCACCCGGCATGGAGAAGCGGCTGCGCGGCGCCGTCGACGACAACCCCCTGCTGAAGGTGCAGGACCGCGGCGCACTCGTCCGGGAACAGGCCGGTGTCGCGGGCGACCTGATGACCATGGTCTTCGGACTGCTCGCCATCGGCGTGGCCATCTCCGCCCTCGGCATGGTCAACACCCTCGCCATGTCCGTCGCCGAACGCACCCGGGAGATCGGCGTCCTGCGCGCGATCGGCATGGACCGCGCCGGCATCCGCCGGATGATCGGGCTCGAAGCGCTCGCCGTCGCCGCCTACGGAACCCTGCTGGGCCTGGCCGGCGGCCTGTTCGGGGCGTGGAAGGTCAGCGGACTCGCCAGCGGGGCCATTCCCCAGTACACGTTCTCCCTGCCCTGGGGGACCCTCGCCCTGGTCGTCGCCCTCTCGCTCGCCGTCGGCGCCGCGGCGGCCGCGCTCCCGGCCCGCCGGGCCGCCGCGCTCGGCCCGCTGCGGGCGGTGTCCGGAGGCTGA
- a CDS encoding CobW family GTP-binding protein — protein sequence MNSVQPIPVVVLSGFLGSGKTTVLNHLLTHRGGTRIGVVVNDFGSIEIDAMSVAGQVGDSMVSLGGGCLCCAVDGSELDAYLEKLAAPVHRIDVIVIEASGLAEPQEMIRMLMANENPAVRYGGLVQVVDAAEFDATRAAHPETDRHLAVADLVVLNKTDRVDAAERARIEAELAALAAPGTPLVGADHGRIDPELLFDRRPWTETRGQLSFEDLLAEAGEHGPGDEEEHAGHAHAAYESVSFTTDQALSPRRFIDFLDRRPAGLYRVKGFVWFGVPGHRERYEVHAVGRFLRFDPGPWGQGEPRRTQLVLIGKGIDGPGLLGELEACREADPGRALPESMWAVLRYVPRPPEGDVEDPA from the coding sequence GTGAACAGCGTCCAGCCCATCCCCGTCGTCGTCCTCTCCGGATTCCTCGGCTCCGGCAAGACCACGGTCCTCAACCACCTCCTCACCCACCGCGGGGGCACCCGGATCGGGGTCGTCGTCAACGACTTCGGCTCCATCGAGATCGACGCCATGTCGGTGGCCGGCCAGGTCGGTGACTCGATGGTCTCCCTCGGCGGCGGCTGCCTGTGCTGCGCGGTCGACGGCAGCGAACTGGACGCCTACCTGGAGAAGCTCGCCGCGCCCGTCCACCGGATCGACGTCATCGTCATCGAGGCCAGCGGGCTCGCCGAGCCCCAGGAGATGATCCGGATGCTGATGGCCAACGAGAACCCGGCCGTCCGCTACGGCGGCCTGGTACAGGTCGTGGACGCCGCCGAGTTCGACGCCACGCGGGCCGCGCACCCCGAGACCGACCGCCACCTGGCCGTCGCCGACCTGGTGGTGCTCAACAAGACCGACCGGGTCGACGCCGCCGAACGGGCCCGCATCGAGGCGGAGCTGGCCGCGCTCGCCGCCCCCGGCACCCCGCTGGTCGGCGCCGACCACGGGCGGATCGACCCGGAACTCCTCTTCGACCGCCGCCCCTGGACCGAGACCCGCGGACAGCTCTCCTTCGAGGACCTCCTCGCGGAGGCCGGCGAGCACGGGCCCGGGGACGAGGAGGAGCACGCCGGGCACGCGCACGCGGCGTACGAGAGCGTCTCGTTCACCACCGACCAGGCCCTCTCCCCGCGCCGGTTCATCGACTTCCTCGACCGCCGCCCCGCCGGCCTCTACCGCGTCAAGGGCTTCGTCTGGTTCGGGGTCCCCGGCCACCGGGAGCGCTACGAGGTCCACGCCGTCGGCCGCTTCCTGCGCTTCGACCCCGGCCCCTGGGGCCAGGGCGAACCCCGCCGCACCCAGCTCGTCCTGATCGGCAAGGGCATCGACGGCCCGGGCCTGCTGGGCGAACTGGAGGCCTGCCGCGAGGCCGACCCCGGGCGGGCACTCCCGGAGAGCATGTGGGCAGTGCTGCGCTACGTACCCCGGCCGCCGGAAGGCGACGTCGAGGACCCCGCGTAG
- a CDS encoding citrate synthase, with amino-acid sequence MSDRPSGSPSDAPAEAALRRRITTQEAARLLGVKPATVYAYVSRGQLGSRRDPAGRGSTFDAAEVEALARRSRREAAGPPAGELAVRTALTLIEPETDRYWFRGVDAVELASRYAFEEVAEWLWTGSPAPGARFTAPPEPLAAARRAVAAMPEHSGPLDLLRVAVAAAAAADPLRFDLSEEAVLGTARCLIPTLVTALPEAAPAHPGDGRLAWRLWSRLTVREPDPVAVDALDLAMALLVDHDLAASTLAVRVAASARAHPYAVVSAGLGALEGPLHGAAGRLAHRMLEEVAERGGAAPVVAEYLRAGRRVPGFGHRLYRGEDPRARALFGRLEELPQAAAALGAAREVAAVMARHGLHPNVDLALAVLTLSCGMTAEAGETVFAVARTAGWVAHALEEYQERPLRMRPSGHYTGPRPPRPTP; translated from the coding sequence ATGAGTGACCGTCCGTCCGGCTCCCCCTCCGACGCTCCCGCGGAGGCGGCCCTCCGCCGCCGGATCACCACGCAGGAGGCCGCGCGGCTCCTCGGGGTGAAGCCGGCGACCGTGTACGCGTACGTCAGCCGGGGCCAGCTCGGCAGCCGCCGGGACCCGGCCGGGCGCGGGAGCACCTTCGACGCGGCCGAGGTCGAGGCGCTGGCCCGGCGCAGCCGTCGCGAGGCGGCCGGTCCCCCCGCGGGGGAGCTCGCCGTGCGCACCGCGCTGACCCTCATCGAGCCGGAGACCGACCGCTACTGGTTCCGCGGTGTGGACGCCGTCGAGCTGGCCTCCCGGTACGCCTTCGAGGAGGTGGCCGAATGGCTCTGGACGGGGTCCCCGGCGCCCGGGGCGCGGTTCACCGCTCCCCCGGAGCCCCTGGCCGCGGCCCGGCGGGCGGTGGCCGCGATGCCCGAGCACAGCGGGCCCCTGGACCTGCTGCGGGTCGCGGTGGCCGCCGCGGCGGCCGCCGACCCGCTGCGCTTCGACCTGTCCGAGGAAGCCGTACTGGGCACGGCGCGCTGCCTGATCCCGACGCTGGTCACGGCCCTGCCGGAGGCGGCCCCGGCCCACCCGGGCGACGGGCGGCTCGCCTGGCGGCTGTGGTCCCGGCTGACCGTCCGGGAGCCGGACCCGGTGGCGGTGGACGCCCTGGACCTGGCCATGGCCCTGCTGGTCGACCACGACCTGGCCGCCTCCACCCTGGCCGTACGGGTCGCCGCCTCCGCGCGGGCCCACCCGTACGCCGTCGTCTCGGCCGGGCTCGGCGCGCTCGAAGGCCCCCTGCACGGGGCGGCGGGCCGGCTCGCGCACCGGATGCTGGAGGAGGTGGCGGAACGGGGCGGCGCCGCCCCGGTGGTGGCGGAGTACCTGCGCGCGGGCCGCCGGGTGCCGGGGTTCGGCCACCGCCTGTACCGGGGCGAGGACCCGCGGGCGCGGGCGCTGTTCGGGCGGCTGGAGGAACTGCCCCAGGCCGCCGCCGCCCTGGGCGCGGCGCGCGAGGTGGCGGCGGTGATGGCCCGGCACGGGCTGCACCCGAACGTCGACCTGGCGCTGGCGGTGCTGACGCTGTCCTGCGGGATGACCGCCGAGGCCGGGGAGACCGTGTTCGCGGTGGCCCGGACGGCCGGGTGGGTCGCGCACGCGCTGGAGGAGTACCAGGAACGGCCCCTGCGGATGCGGCCCAGCGGCCACTACACGGGCCCGCGGCCGCCCCGTCCGACCCCCTGA
- a CDS encoding restriction endonuclease has translation MSRRSSGLIGVWAEAQRQQQRTQLIQQREAERRRREYEREAARGRREQQAAYKQHREAEARRATERLDAEVAVLQGLLASGCRAPAFRMASLVRSEQLEPFAPGRLAHPVPMPQLRDFQQQSSGWTLGSGRRAQAEREAHDRYTQAWQAAHAAEQERLRQLEAYRRQYDRWAADQLAGIRRHNSGLTELAASLRAGDPEAAVEYFSAALYASTAWPEDLPHQVSAAYDPAMRQLVLDWELPRYEVVPAAKSVRYVPGTDQDKETARPVTQRRALYRDLLAQCLLLVLHEVYAADEFGALDSVVVNGFVDDHDPVTGREAQLVLASVQAPRSAFRGLRLEQVSAVDCLVEGLRGQLSARPDQLTAVRAGRRPDEVGGGVVSHGGQAGGDGEDEPDLFQMDPIAFENLVAELFRAMGMEAVTTQRSGDGGVDVEAVDPAPIRGGRIVVQVKRYRNTVPPTAVRDLYGTVQDKGANKGVLVTTASFGPGSYTFANGKPLELVPGADLVDLLHRYGLRGRLGGAQVPAQRGPAADAPTLPDTRFPAGTPAVPAAAPVPDGFNVLGMDWSGRVALDVCALVCEGGRVLSEDHFVFFNNPRTPDGSVRSRPHAAPDKAAVEVGFDALPQRADRLVLVAAIDPEADPHADLAGFTDARIRLLDASGQELDRLEVSDGRAGETALVLGSFRRRPNGDWKFVIGGKGYRGGLEDLLREYGVEVA, from the coding sequence ATGAGTCGTCGGTCGAGCGGGCTGATCGGGGTCTGGGCCGAGGCCCAGCGCCAGCAGCAGCGGACGCAGCTGATCCAGCAGCGTGAGGCGGAGCGACGGCGGCGGGAGTACGAACGGGAGGCCGCCCGGGGCCGGCGCGAGCAGCAGGCCGCCTACAAGCAGCACCGGGAGGCCGAGGCGCGGCGGGCCACCGAGCGGCTCGACGCGGAGGTCGCCGTCCTGCAGGGGCTGCTGGCCTCGGGCTGCCGGGCGCCCGCGTTCCGGATGGCCTCCCTGGTCCGCTCCGAGCAGCTGGAACCCTTCGCCCCGGGCCGCCTCGCGCATCCCGTGCCCATGCCGCAGCTGCGGGACTTCCAGCAGCAGAGCAGCGGCTGGACCCTCGGCTCGGGCCGCCGCGCCCAGGCGGAACGGGAGGCGCACGACCGGTACACGCAGGCCTGGCAGGCGGCGCACGCGGCGGAGCAGGAGCGGCTGCGGCAGCTGGAGGCGTACCGGCGGCAGTACGACCGCTGGGCCGCCGATCAGCTCGCCGGGATCCGCCGCCACAACAGCGGGCTCACCGAGCTGGCCGCCTCGCTGCGCGCGGGCGACCCGGAGGCGGCGGTGGAGTACTTCTCGGCCGCCCTGTACGCCTCGACGGCCTGGCCGGAGGACCTGCCGCACCAGGTGTCCGCGGCGTACGACCCGGCGATGCGCCAGCTGGTGCTCGACTGGGAGCTGCCCCGCTACGAGGTGGTGCCCGCGGCGAAGTCCGTGCGGTACGTGCCGGGCACGGACCAGGACAAGGAGACGGCCCGGCCCGTGACGCAGCGCCGGGCGCTGTACCGGGACCTGCTGGCCCAGTGCCTGCTGCTGGTGCTGCACGAGGTGTACGCGGCGGACGAGTTCGGGGCGCTGGACTCGGTGGTCGTCAACGGCTTCGTGGACGACCACGATCCGGTGACGGGCCGTGAGGCACAGCTCGTCCTGGCCTCGGTGCAGGCACCGCGGAGCGCCTTCCGCGGGCTGCGGCTGGAGCAGGTGAGCGCGGTGGACTGCCTGGTCGAGGGCCTGCGCGGGCAGTTGTCGGCGCGGCCGGACCAGCTGACGGCCGTACGGGCGGGCCGCCGGCCGGACGAGGTCGGCGGGGGCGTGGTCAGCCACGGCGGACAGGCCGGCGGTGACGGCGAGGACGAGCCGGACCTGTTCCAGATGGATCCGATCGCCTTCGAGAACCTGGTCGCCGAACTGTTCCGGGCGATGGGCATGGAGGCGGTGACCACGCAGCGCTCGGGCGACGGCGGCGTGGACGTGGAGGCGGTGGACCCGGCCCCGATCCGGGGCGGGCGGATCGTGGTGCAGGTCAAGCGGTACCGCAACACCGTCCCGCCGACGGCGGTCCGGGACCTGTACGGCACGGTCCAGGACAAGGGGGCGAACAAGGGGGTGCTGGTCACCACCGCGTCCTTCGGGCCCGGGTCGTACACCTTTGCCAACGGCAAGCCGCTGGAGTTGGTTCCCGGTGCGGACCTGGTGGACCTGCTGCACCGGTACGGGCTGCGGGGCCGCCTCGGCGGCGCTCAGGTCCCGGCGCAGCGGGGCCCCGCGGCGGACGCGCCCACCCTGCCGGACACCCGCTTCCCGGCCGGTACGCCGGCCGTGCCCGCCGCGGCCCCCGTGCCCGACGGGTTCAACGTGCTGGGCATGGACTGGTCGGGCCGGGTGGCGCTCGACGTGTGCGCGCTGGTGTGCGAGGGCGGCCGGGTACTGAGCGAGGACCACTTCGTCTTCTTCAACAACCCGCGCACCCCCGACGGTTCGGTGCGCTCCCGCCCGCACGCGGCCCCCGACAAGGCGGCCGTCGAGGTCGGCTTCGACGCGCTGCCGCAGCGTGCCGACCGGCTCGTGCTGGTGGCCGCGATCGACCCGGAGGCCGACCCGCACGCCGACCTGGCCGGCTTCACCGACGCCCGGATCCGGCTGCTGGACGCGTCCGGGCAGGAGCTCGACCGGCTGGAGGTCTCGGACGGCAGGGCGGGCGAGACGGCCCTGGTACTGGGCTCGTTCCGGCGCCGCCCGAACGGCGACTGGAAGTTCGTCATCGGCGGCAAGGGCTACCGGGGCGGCCTGGAGGACCTGCTGCGCGAGTACGGCGTCGAGGTCGCTTAG
- a CDS encoding DNA gyrase/topoisomerase IV subunit A, which translates to MARRSTKTPPPEDFEERILDIDVVDEMQGSFLEYAYSVIYSRALPDARDGMKPVHRRIVYQMSEMGLRPDRGYVKCARVVGEVMGKLHPHGDQSIYDALVRMAQPFSMRLPLVDGHGNFGSLGNDDPPAAMRYTECRMADATSLMTESIDEDTVDFTANYDGQEREPVTLPAAYPNLLVNGASGIAVGMATNMAPHNLGEVIAAARHLIRYPEADLEALMRFVPGPDLPTGGRIVGLSGIKDAYESGRGTFKIRATVSVEDVTARRKGLVVTELPFTVGPEKVIAKIKDLVGSKKLQGIADVKDLTDRAHGLRLVIEIKNGFHPEAVLEQLYKLTPMEESFGINNVALVDGQPLTMGLKELLEVYLDHRFEVVRRRSEFRRGKRRDRLHLVEGLLVALLDIDEVIRLIRDSDNSAQAKERLMERFSLSEIQTQYILDTPLRRLTRFDRIELESERDRLTAEIEELTRILDSDAELRKLVSSELASVAKKFGTPRRTVLLESAGTAVAAVPLEVADDPCRVLLSSTGLLARTANAEPPAADEGAARAKHDLIVSQVAATARADVGVVTSYGRLLRLSVIDLPQLPDTHAAPNLAGGAPVSEFVSGLEADETVVCLTSLDESSQGLALGTEQGVVKRVVPDYPANKDELEVITLKEGDRIIGAVELRTGEEDLVFITDDAQLLRYPAAQVRPQGRPAGGMAGIKLSGNAKVIHFSAVDPARDALVFTVAGGQGTLEGSPSSGKLTPFDQYPRKGRATGGVRCQRFLKGEDVLVLAWAGNAPARAAAANGAPAALPAPDPRRDGSGAALPAEVAVLAGAAL; encoded by the coding sequence ATGGCCCGCCGCAGCACGAAGACCCCGCCGCCGGAGGATTTCGAGGAGAGGATCCTCGACATCGACGTCGTCGACGAAATGCAGGGCTCCTTCCTCGAGTACGCGTACTCGGTGATCTACTCCCGGGCCCTGCCGGACGCCCGGGACGGCATGAAGCCGGTGCACCGGCGCATCGTCTACCAGATGAGCGAGATGGGCCTGCGCCCCGACCGCGGGTACGTGAAGTGCGCCCGCGTCGTCGGCGAGGTCATGGGCAAGCTGCACCCGCACGGGGACCAGTCGATCTACGACGCCCTCGTGCGCATGGCCCAGCCCTTCTCGATGCGGCTGCCGCTGGTCGACGGGCACGGCAACTTCGGCTCCCTCGGCAACGACGACCCGCCGGCGGCGATGCGTTACACCGAGTGCCGGATGGCCGACGCCACGTCGCTGATGACGGAGTCGATCGACGAGGACACCGTCGACTTCACCGCCAACTACGACGGCCAGGAGCGCGAGCCCGTCACCCTGCCGGCCGCCTACCCGAACCTGCTGGTCAACGGCGCGTCCGGGATCGCCGTCGGCATGGCCACGAACATGGCCCCGCACAACCTCGGCGAGGTCATCGCGGCCGCCCGCCACCTGATCCGCTACCCGGAGGCGGACCTCGAGGCGCTGATGCGCTTCGTCCCGGGCCCCGACCTGCCCACCGGCGGACGGATCGTGGGCCTGTCCGGCATCAAGGACGCCTACGAGAGCGGCCGGGGCACGTTCAAGATCCGCGCGACGGTCTCCGTGGAGGACGTGACGGCCCGCCGCAAGGGCCTGGTCGTCACCGAGCTGCCCTTCACGGTCGGCCCCGAGAAGGTCATCGCGAAGATCAAGGACCTGGTCGGCTCGAAGAAGCTCCAGGGCATCGCCGACGTCAAGGACCTCACGGACCGGGCGCACGGCCTGCGCCTGGTCATCGAGATCAAGAACGGTTTCCACCCGGAGGCCGTGCTGGAGCAGCTGTACAAGCTGACGCCGATGGAGGAGTCCTTCGGCATCAACAACGTCGCACTGGTCGACGGGCAGCCCCTGACGATGGGTCTGAAGGAGCTGCTGGAGGTCTACCTGGACCACCGCTTCGAGGTCGTGCGCCGGCGCAGCGAGTTCCGCCGCGGCAAGCGGCGCGACCGGCTGCACCTGGTCGAGGGCCTGCTGGTGGCCCTCCTCGACATCGACGAGGTCATCCGCCTCATCCGTGACAGCGACAACTCCGCCCAGGCCAAGGAGCGCCTGATGGAGCGCTTCTCGCTGAGCGAGATCCAGACCCAGTACATCCTGGACACCCCGCTGCGCCGGCTCACCCGCTTCGACCGGATCGAGCTGGAGTCCGAGCGCGACCGGCTGACCGCGGAGATCGAGGAGCTGACCCGGATCCTGGATTCGGACGCGGAGCTGCGCAAGCTGGTCTCCTCGGAACTGGCGTCGGTCGCCAAGAAGTTCGGGACCCCGCGCCGTACCGTGCTGCTGGAGTCGGCGGGTACGGCCGTGGCCGCCGTGCCGCTGGAGGTCGCGGACGACCCCTGCCGGGTGCTGCTGTCGTCCACGGGCCTGCTGGCCCGTACGGCGAACGCCGAGCCGCCGGCGGCGGACGAGGGCGCCGCCCGCGCCAAGCACGACCTGATCGTCTCCCAGGTGGCCGCGACCGCCCGGGCCGATGTGGGCGTGGTGACCTCCTACGGGCGCCTGCTGCGGCTGTCGGTGATCGACCTGCCGCAGCTGCCCGACACGCACGCCGCGCCGAACCTGGCGGGCGGGGCCCCGGTCTCGGAGTTCGTCTCCGGGCTGGAGGCCGACGAGACGGTGGTCTGCCTGACCTCGCTGGACGAGTCCTCGCAGGGCCTGGCCCTGGGCACCGAGCAGGGCGTGGTCAAGCGGGTCGTGCCGGACTACCCGGCCAACAAGGACGAGCTGGAGGTCATCACCCTCAAGGAGGGTGACCGGATCATCGGCGCGGTCGAGCTGCGCACCGGCGAGGAGGACCTGGTCTTCATCACCGACGACGCCCAGCTGCTGCGCTACCCGGCCGCCCAGGTGCGCCCCCAGGGCCGCCCGGCGGGCGGTATGGCGGGCATCAAGCTCTCGGGGAACGCCAAGGTGATCCACTTCTCGGCGGTGGACCCGGCCCGGGACGCCCTGGTGTTCACGGTGGCGGGCGGGCAGGGGACCCTCGAGGGCTCGCCGAGCTCGGGCAAGCTGACCCCCTTCGACCAGTACCCGCGCAAGGGCCGGGCCACCGGCGGTGTGCGCTGCCAGCGGTTCCTGAAGGGCGAGGACGTGCTGGTGCTGGCCTGGGCGGGCAACGCCCCGGCCCGCGCTGCCGCCGCGAACGGCGCCCCGGCCGCGCTCCCGGCCCCGGACCCGCGCCGTGACGGTTCGGGCGCCGCGCTCCCGGCCGAGGTCGCGGTGCTGGCGGGGGCCGCGCTGTAG